Proteins encoded in a region of the Syntrophobacterales bacterium genome:
- a CDS encoding acyltransferase produces the protein MARKVEKLQRDHRPYIMKRLHQDFQKRYANWFLRPHFESFGRGCTFMKPWFVEIFGGPVTLGDYCTVIATADSRIRLTVWSAMGQQGAIDIGSYSLICPGVRISAATKIFIGASCMLAQGVFITDSDWHGVYDRSLPVGNTLPVHIEDNVWIGDSAIVCKGVRIGKNSIVGAGSVVVRDIPENVIAAGNPAVVVKYLDADRPIKTRADWLADPKALAAQFEEIDRAFMKNNNWFGWVRSLLFPRRGD, from the coding sequence TACATCATGAAACGCCTGCACCAGGATTTTCAGAAAAGATATGCAAACTGGTTTCTCCGTCCCCATTTTGAAAGTTTCGGCAGGGGATGCACTTTTATGAAACCCTGGTTTGTGGAGATTTTCGGCGGTCCGGTCACCCTTGGCGACTACTGCACGGTTATTGCCACTGCGGACAGCCGTATTCGTCTGACCGTCTGGTCGGCAATGGGACAGCAGGGAGCAATAGATATCGGAAGTTACTCTCTTATTTGTCCTGGGGTGCGAATCAGCGCCGCGACAAAAATATTTATCGGCGCCAGTTGCATGCTGGCCCAGGGGGTTTTTATCACCGATTCCGATTGGCACGGGGTTTACGACAGAAGCCTTCCGGTCGGGAACACCCTTCCCGTCCATATTGAGGATAATGTCTGGATAGGGGACAGCGCCATTGTCTGCAAAGGGGTAAGAATCGGGAAAAACAGCATTGTTGGCGCCGGTTCCGTGGTTGTGCGCGATATTCCCGAAAATGTGATCGCCGCGGGCAATCCCGCAGTGGTCGTAAAATACCTCGATGCCGATCGGCCCATTAAAACTCGAGCGGACTGGCTCGCCGATCCCAAGGCGCTGGCCGCGCAATTTGAAGAAATAGATCGGGCATTTATGAAAAACAACAACTGGTTTGGGTGGGTGCGCTCCCTACTTTTCCCGCGCCGGGGTGATTAG